From the genome of Podospora pseudoanserina strain CBS 124.78 chromosome 7 map unlocalized CBS124.78p_7.2, whole genome shotgun sequence, one region includes:
- a CDS encoding uncharacterized protein (EggNog:ENOG503P8MU): MCLSKVYYNSYSDGQQDVTEKTYACRDGRRCANPEVRKYDRKFPFTKLGEAQPESQRSISERKPTPYFESRGSKSPSPSGRDSRRDSGIYMGGGSSSKSSKHYDPYDPYSSGPYRSSSSSRARGDPRDYYGGRSRSNSIPQIIYMDGRDGYKESGKRSRSSSRDYSRDIPLGPVHLADEYGRRSSRSRSRDSTDLSSKYYSTSGRGRGDAMSGYMFIDDQDERRRQRRERRLSTSSAMDEYDPSRYVPRSSRRASTTGGTVVHNGDGTSLYTSSSAPTGLSSSKSGSGHVRWEDEVRAKRNRQNAEIANRPVLGSDGEPKSILKKKGDVKGKGRESDEDLYDLRRAVEGMGLPSRGRRSSSGRDLMDEYPSSRYDDGLGARKSRGKGGYSDDRYRYF, encoded by the coding sequence ATGTGCCTCTCCAAGGTCTACTACAACTCCTACTCGGACGGCCAGCAGGACGTCACCGAAAAGACGTATGCCTGCCGCGATGGCAGACGCTGCGCCAACCCCGAAGTCCGCAAATACGACCGCAAATTCCCCTTCACCAAGCTAGGGGAAGCCCAGCCCGAGTCCCAGCGCAGCATCTCTGAACGCAAGCCCACCCCCTACTTTGAGTCTCGCGGTTCCAagtccccttccccatcggGCAGAGACAGCAGACGGGACTCTGGCATCTACATGGGCGGCGGCTCCTCTTCCAAGTCCAGCAAGCACTACGACCCTTACGACCCTTACTCCTCCGGACCCTATcgttcctcctcttcttcccggGCCCGTGGTGACCCGAGGGACTACTATGGTgggaggtcaaggtcaaACTCGATCCCGCAGATCATCTACATGGACGGCCGGGACGGCTACAAAGAAAGCGGCAAGCGGTCGAGATCCAGCAGCAGGGATTACTCGAGGGATATCCCCCTCGGTCCCGTCCACTTGGCCGACGAGTACGGTCGCCGTTCCTCCCGGTCTCGCTCCCGAGACTCGACCGATCTGAGCTCCAAATACTACAGCACCAGCggcaggggaagaggggatgCCATGTCGGGGTACATGTTTATTGACGATCAAGACGAGAGGCGGAGACAGAGGAGAGAAAGGCGGCTGTCTACCTCGAGCGCGATGGATGAGTACGACCCCAGTCGGTACGTGCCCCGCTCTTCGCGACGGGCTTCGACGACTGGGGGAACTGTGGTCCACAATGGGGATGGCACCAGCCTTTACACTTCGTCATCGGCACCCACCGGTCTTTCTTCGAGCAAGTCTGGGTCGGGACATGTCaggtgggaggatgaggtccGCGCCAAGAGGAACAGGCAGAACGCCGAGATTGCCAACCGGCCGGTGTTAGGCTCGGACGGCGAGCCGAAGAGCAttctcaagaagaagggcgatgtgaagggcaaggggagggagagtgatgaggatttgTATGACTTGAGGAGGGCagtggaggggatggggttgccgagcagagggaggaggtcgtcgtcggggAGGGACTTGATGGATGAGTATCCGTCTAGCAggtatgatgatgggttgggggcgaggaagagcagGGGGAAGGGCGGGTATTCGGATGATCGGTATCGGTATTTCTGA
- a CDS encoding uncharacterized protein (EggNog:ENOG503NZMP), translated as MIVRDLKRLVLLLCPVVALLFVTVGLWHTQPDYLRGRVGEFLGRPLGSGPATTDSEEDKKQKPDVGSYDRPNPLAPTAAWHRIFSASTTDKKYFEIKFGHVPVFNPNILPHPTQNDTWMLMGQKWTDHQAEGKGFIALETGCDAKFSGNILTCVGEPKPLPIEPTTGDKCTGKYAPLNLNQGPHDARAFYGPTKPYTIYGSNSAFTCFGQWIQDFRTLVDWPAEPLVQDDFEYGTELQRPPPYGILEKNFFAFWDKDDNMYIHYDMYPSRSFGAVDGKGAVIGSDLAPKAASYDKKCMARYMPKLAPELESIHQATNSLKVTLCQRSDENCKPDDSNTFIMTIIQHKTYYSWHSEYEPYVVLFHQRAPFEMYAMSKKPIWIHGRGRDEGRRRTDMFYVTSMAWKEHGNKYHAYLDDVVFLAFGVEDKGAGGVDVRAGELLKGLGRCSEA; from the coding sequence ATGATCGTCAGGGATCTCAAGCGACTGGTGCTGTTGCTCTGCCCCGTGGTCGCACTGCTTTTCGTTACCGTTGGATTATGGCACACGCAGCCCGACTACCTCCGAGGCCGAGTCGGCGAGTTTCTCGGCAGGCCTCTTGGCTCCGGCCCGGCCACAACTGACAgtgaggaggacaagaaacagaaacCGGACGTCGGTAGCTACGACCGTCCGAATCCCCTCGCGCCGACGGCCGCTTGGCACAGGATCTTCTCGGCGTCGACGACAGACAAAAAGTACTTTGAGATCAAGTTCGGCCATGTTCCCgtcttcaaccccaacatcctCCCACACCCTACACAAAATGATACCTGGATGCTCATGGGCCAGAAATGGACCGATCACCAGGCCGAAGGAAAGGGCTTCATTGCCCTCGAGACGGGTTGCGACGCCAAGTTTTCGGGAAACATCCTGACGTGTGTCGGCGAGCCAAAGCCGCTACCTATTGAACCGACCACAGGCGACAAGTGCACTGGCAAGTACGCGCCGCTCAACTTGAACCAGGGCCCCCACGATGCGCGCGCCTTTTACGGGCCGACGAAGCCATACACCATCTATGGGTCCAACAGTGCCTTTACCTGCTTTGGCCAATGGATTCAGGATTTCCGAACTCTCGTCGACTGGCCTGCCGAGCCACTCGTCCAGGATGACTTTGAGTACGGAACAGAGCTTCAGAGGCCACCCCCGTACGGCATCCTCGAGAAGAACTTTTTTGCGTTCTGGGACAAGGACGACAACATGTACATCCACTACGACATGTACCCCTCGCGTTCCTTCGGCGCCGTCGACGGCAAAGGAGCCGTGATCGGATCGGACCTCGCACCCAAAGCCGCGAGCTACGACAAGAAGTGCATGGCGCGCTACATGCCCAAGCTGGCACCCGAGCTCGAGTCCATCCATCAGGCCACCAACTCGCTCAAGGTCACGCTCTGCCAGCGGTCCGACGAGAACTGCAAGCCCGACGACTCCAACACGTTCATCATGACGATCATCCAGCACAAGACGTACTACAGCTGGCATAGCGAGTACGAGCCGTACGTCGTTCTCTTTCACCAGCGGGCTCCCTTTGAGATGTACGCCATGTCCAAGAAGCCGATTTGGATCCACGGCCGGGGACGTGACGAGGGACGGAGGAGGACAGACATGTTTTATGTCACGTCCATGGCCTGGAAGGAGCATGGTAACAAGTACCACGCCTACTTGGACGATGTGGTGTTTCTGGcttttggggtggaggataagggagcagggggggttgatgtgcgTGCTGGGGAActgttgaaggggttggggcGTTGCTCCGAGGCGTGA
- a CDS encoding uncharacterized protein (COG:I; EggNog:ENOG503NX21), with product MPSDVIELESRQGKHRYASSGPLSAVISMLASLRVNKIWRLLSPWPRTHGQSDKLRPTAYLDGLRGFAAFLVYIHHHQLWAHVPDQRLFFESSFCYDGYCYFVALPFVRIFFHGGHFAVATFFVISGYVLSMKPMSLIQSGDQAKLADNLGSALFRRWLRLYIPLITTTFIYMVFTYVFNIWVLPLKRASSLGAEIWGWYCEVKNFTFIFHTRAEILSYNFHLWSIPVEMKGSIVVYTAALAFARCTRNARLWLQIGLMGYFMFIVDGWYCALFVAGMFISDVEQLASKNELPAFFERLRPYKMIIMYHCFFIAMWLGGIPAHSADVKELRKNPGWYYLSFLKSQSIYDVKWFFLFFAAVMLVAAIPHIGWVKRFFETRFCQHMGRISFAFYLVHGPVIWTVGDRLYAAVGWWEEHRVKNLPQWVNIWELPKTGPMGMELSFLAPHIILLPLTLWLAEIVTRMFDEPSVRFPQWLYKSTTTATKPTKLPE from the coding sequence ATGCCCAGCGACGTGATTGAGCTGGAGTCCAGACAGGGGAAGCATCGGTACGCCTCATCAGGCCCACTCTCGGCCGTGATATCGATGCTGGCTTCCCTACGGGTCAACAAGATATGGCGACTTCTCAGCCCATGGCCGAGGACACATGGACAATCAGACAAACTACGACCGACGGCATATCTCGATGGCCTTAGGGGCTTTGCCGCTTTTCTTGTTTacattcaccaccaccaactctgGGCTCACGTGCCCGATCAGAGGCTGTTCTTCGAGTCCTCGTTTTGCTACGATGGCTACTGCTACTTCGTAGCCTTGCCCTTCGTCCGCATCTTTTTCCACGGCGGCCACTTTGCCGTGGCTACCTTCTTCGTCATCTCGGGATATGTCCTCTCGATGAAGCCCATGAGCTTGATCCAATCAGGCGACCAGGCAAAGCTTGCTGACAATTTGGGATCCGCGTTGTTTCGGCGATGGCTGCGGCTCTACATCCCATTAATCACCACAACGTTTATTTACATGGTTTTCACCTACGTCTTCAACATCTGGGTTTTACCTCTGAAGAGGGCGTCCTCGTTGGGCGCGGAGATCTGGGGGTGGTACTGTGAGGTCAAAAACTTCACCttcatcttccacaccagaGCCGAGATCTTGTCTTACAACTTCCACCTCTGGTCCATCCCTGTCGAGATGAAAGGGTCCATCGTCGTGTACACGGCGGCGCTTGCCTTTGCGAGGTGCACACGAAACGCGCGGCTGTGGCTGCAAATCGGGCTGATGGGGTACTTCATGTTCATCGTGGATGGGTGGTACTGTGCCCTTTTTGTTGCGGGCATGTTCATCAGCGACGTCGAACAACTCGCCAGCAAGAACGAGCTCCCGGCCTTTTTTGAGCGACTCCGACCGTACAAGATGATCATCATGTACCACTGCTTCTTCATCGCCATGTGGCTTGGGGGCATCCCGGCTCACAGCGCGGATGTGAAGGAGTTGAGAAAGAACCCGGGGTGGTACTACTTGTCATTCCTCAAGTCGCAGTCCATCTACGACGTCAAGTGgtttttcctcttctttgcaGCCGTCATGCTGGTGGCTGCCATCCCACACATCGGATGGGTCAAGCGTTTCTTTGAGACACGGTTCTGTCAGCACATGGGGAGGATATCGTTTGCTTTCTATCTCGTCCACGGCCCGGTGATCTGGACGGTGGGAGATCGGCTCTACGCGGcagttgggtggtgggaggagcacCGAGTGAAGAACCTTCCTCAGTGGGTCAACATCTGGGAGCTTCCCAAGACGGGACCCATGGGCATGGAGCTGAGCTTTCTGGCGCCACATATCATCCTCTTACCGCTGACATTATGGCTCGCCGAGATTGTCACAAGGATGTTTGACGAACCCAGCGTCAGGTTCCCGCAGTGGCTGTACAAGTCTACTACGACGgcaaccaaaccaacaaaGTTACCGGAGTAA
- a CDS encoding uncharacterized protein (COG:I; CAZy:GT32; EggNog:ENOG503NYUS): MKWRPARLSSPLSPLLPTTPLASPTLSVPSKLRNRIPSQMRRTFPAYILIVTLLILLFKAEVFPSQPVPVGSSSSAITRRSHLQKPLGSGSSSHHQSPQQAGDFPKKIWQTWKVDPYNFAKRDKNTARTWTSKNPGYRYEVLTDHNDLLYVESKYGSGPGGLDRPDIVEFYKTVTAQIIKADLLRYMIMYADGGVYADIDVEALKPAERFIPTRYNVTDIDMVIGVEIDQPEFKKHEILGGKCMSFCQWTFMCRPGLPVMLKLIENIMSWLEELAKQQNVSSVGEVELAFDEVISGTGPSAFTGAILEDMNSKRKGKGGQKITWDNTFHNLDESKLVERVLVLDVEKFAAGQGHSNSGNHDARGALVKHHYHASNWPSKHPRFKHPAYGEVERCNWDAECVRKWDEDVAQWDGLSEKQKKKILDRKQKEYELEMERLKKEKEQAEALERLGRAERERKKREEEERLRKKERMEEVYRKAVEEDKKKKNQQILLEAAGLGHKESTPPGPGFVAPAPLPGPGVFPPAL, encoded by the coding sequence ATGAAGTGGAGGCCAGCCAGGTTGAGCTCGCCGCTCTCACCACTcctgccaacaacccccttgGCCTCTCCGACTCTGAGCGTTCCCTCCAAACTCCGAAACCGGATTCCCTcgcagatgaggaggacctTCCCGGCCtacatcctcatcgtcacccttctcatcctcctcttcaaagCCGAAGTCTTTCCCTCCCAGCCAGTACCAgtcggctcctcctcctccgccatcacGAGGAGAAGCCACCTTCAGAAACCCCTCGGGAGCGGCAGCTCCTCTCACCACCAGTCACCGCAACAAGCCGGCGACTTCCCCAAGAAGATCTGGCAAACCTGGAAGGTCGACCCGTACAACTTTGCCAAGCGGGACAAGAACACGGCCCGGACGTGGACGAGCAAGAACCCGGGGTACCGCTACGAGGTGCTCACCGACCACAACGACCTCCTCTATGTCGAGTCCAAGTACGGGTCCGGGCCCGGCGGTCTCGACCGTCCAGACATTGTCGAGTTTTACAAGACGGTCACGGCGCAGATCATCAAGGCGGACTTGCTGAGATATATGATTATGTATGCCGACGGGGGGGTTTATGCGGATATTGATGTCGAGGCGCTGAAGCCGGCCGAGCGGTTTATTCCCACGAGGTATAATGTCACCGATATCGACATGGTGATTGGGGTGGAGATTGACCAGCCCGAGTTCAAAAAGCATGAGATTCTGGGGGGGAAGTGCATGTCGTTTTGTCAGTGGACGTTTATGTGCAGGCCTGGGTTGCCGGTGATGCTGAAGCTGATTGAGAACATCATGAGctggttggaggagctggctaAGCAGCAGAATGTGAGTagtgttggggaggtggagttgGCGTTTGATGAGGTGATTAGCGGGACGGGACCGTCGGCGTTCACGGGGGCGATTTTGGAGGATATGAATTccaagaggaaggggaagggcggGCAGAAGATTACGTGGGACAATACTTTTCATAATTTGGACGAGTCGaagctggtggagagggtgttggtgctggatGTGGAAAAGTTTGCAGCTGGTCAGGGGCATTCGAACAGTGGGAATCATGACGCGAGGGGGGCGCTGGTGAAGCATCATTATCATGCGAGCAACTGGCCGAGCAAGCACCCTAGGTTCAAGCACCCGGCGTATggagaggtggagaggtgtAATTGGGACGCCGAGTGTGTGAGGAAgtgggatgaggatgtcgCCCAGTGGGATGGCCTCTcggagaagcagaagaagaagatttTGGACCGGAAGCAGAAGGAGTatgagctggagatggagaggttgaaaaaggaaaaggaacaGGCCGAGGCGTTAGAGAGGCTGGGacgggcggagagggagaggaagaagcgtgaggaggaggagaggctcaggaagaaggagaggatggaggaggtttatCGGAAGGCAGTGGAggaagacaagaagaagaagaatcaACAGATCTTGCTGGAGGCTGCTGGGCTAGGACATAAGGAGTCGACGCCGCCTGGGCCTGGGTTTGTTGCTCCGGCTCCATTACCTGGACCTGGTGTGTTTCCGCCTGCATTATGA
- a CDS encoding uncharacterized protein (COG:S; EggNog:ENOG503P1HJ): MNSRNVYHTYDPAVDGDETDGFVTAYREWEESAHRHNAISQDFAKQFQTLWQKCHELETECLEQKKTVKLWQQEGRKMERELNYYKSAAENAGFAFVIIDGDGAVFDEELIALGEEGGKKAAHELHKHLREYMQEECELHNLDNIFVHVVLNAQGLSSALVQSGTLPTGDYAAVTKFGRGFCRAQPLFSFTDVGGGKEQADHKVRKLFEMMEKNIQCKFLALAGCHDNGYATFLESYRNNPKIRLLETTPAAADFRNCHFDRFSIPTVFRSEAVPSKPGSSRPVTNKLATVTTQAMMNSPSPKPPSPALTTAFRPKPAEATSNGGNSYAAIGKAAPSQTFSIVPSKKKITQQAFILFNRDDERVDAPLPKADPLVVKRMEEQAKAIGANFCNRYHLSPNGTGCKAGDNCSYYHSETKLSKQEILALKHKTRKIVCNNGSICDDFSCNLGHHCQSPVGCYFGSECRFSKFHGMDITPTLKVYEDGTREVISN; the protein is encoded by the exons ATGAACAGCCGCAACGTCTATCACACCTATGATCCGGCGGTCGACGGGGATGAGACAGATGGCTTTGTTACTGCCTACCGAGAGTGGGAGGAGTCCGCTCATCGCCATAACGCTATAAGCCAGGACTTCGCCAAACAGTTCCAGACCCTGTGGCAAAAGTGCCACGAGCTCGAAACAGAATGCctggagcaaaagaaaacagtcAAGCTCTGGCAGCAGGAGGGTCGGAAGATGGAGCGTGAACTCAACTATTACAAGTCTGCTGCT GAAAATGCTGGCTTTGCCTTTGTTATtattgatggtgatggcgccGTCTTTGACGAAGAGTTAATTGCCCttggtgaggaaggcggtAAAAAGGCTGCCCATGAGCTACACAAGCACCTTAGGGAATATATGCAAGAGGAATGCGAACTGCACAACCTTGACAATATATTTGTTCACGTCGTCCTTAACGCCCAAGGCCTTTCCAGCGCTCTCGTTCAGTCAGGAACCCTGCCAACCGGCGACTACGCCGCCGTGACCAAGTTTGGCCGTGGCTTCTGTCGCGCCCagcccctcttctccttcactgatgttggcggtggcaagGAGCAGGCCGACCACAAAGTTCGCAAGCTATTCGAAATGATGGAGAAGAACATCCAATGCAAGTTCCTTGCTCTGGCCGGCTGCCACGATAACGGATACGCTACCTTCTTGGAGTCGTACCGCAATAATCCCAAGATTCGCCTTCTCGAGACCACCCCGGCCGCGGCTGACTTTCGGAACTGTCACTTTGATCGTTTCTCTATTCCAACTGTCTTCCGCTCCGAAGCTGTCCCCAGCAAGCCCGGCTCATCCAGGCCTGTCACCAACAAGCTGGCTACCGTCACCACTCAGGCTATGATGAATTCTCCCAGTCCTaagcctccttctcccgcctTGACGACCGCCTTCAGACCCAAGCCTGCCGAGGCCACTAGCAATGGAGGCAACAGTTATGCGGCTATTGGCAAGGCGGCTCCTAGTCAGACGTTCAGCATTGTGcccagcaagaagaaaatTACTCAACAGGCTTTTATACTGTTTAATAGGGATGACGAGCGTGTCGATGCCCCTCTTCCCAAGGCCGACCCCCTGGTCGTTAAGAGAATGGAGGAGCAAGCCAAGGCAATCGGGGCCAACTTTTGTAACAGATACCACCTCTCGCCGAATGGCACGGGTTGTAAAGCTGGCGACAACTGCAGTTACTACCACTCCGAGACCAAGCTCAGCAAGCAGGAGATATTGGCCCTGAAGCACAAGACCAGGAAAATTGTCTGTAATAACGGTAGCATCTGCGACGACTTTTCTTGCAACCTAGGGCACCATTGCCAAAGTCCGGTCGGTTGTTACTTTGGCTCCGAGTGCCGATTCTCCAAATTTCACGGCATGGACATT ACTCCGACCCTTAAGGTCTATGAGGACGGCACAAGAGAGGTCATCTCTAACTAA
- a CDS encoding uncharacterized protein (EggNog:ENOG502IM9J; COG:S) has product MSADPAGPPDNPVDDEFDHFVKCQNLADKDSIQGKTHEQTCYADIKKRQRTSLRHHWHYCMLPCLKGTKWGNTGKGQIFNLPNVKAAKEYVKHPVLGRRLGYMAGLLVRGLSKHKNNPDVSKIIGRNTRGDWQDNPGIHVGRFWACATLFNHVLNEKRVEAPGHARTAFQIILGKYLGNAKDRNTERLLNDPANHIDTEDEDDLEDPSFNMTINDDSDDHYGFRSDDDDDNNDDDVDAEPGVSVVGGGVENDAEPGGNVGGETDAGEAEEEEDISLELTQVDGAGDSLGGGPTSAKRPRRGRDKSGRGQKRRRGS; this is encoded by the coding sequence ATGTCCGCAGATCCAGCCGGCCCCCCCGACAACCCCGTCGATGATGAGTTCGACCACTTCGTCAAATGCCAAAACCTCGCCGACAAGGACTCCATCCAAGGAAAAACCCACGAGCAAACCTGCTACGCCGACATCaaaaaaaggcaaagaaCCAGCCTTCGGCACCACTGGCACTACTGCATGCTCCCCTGCCTAAAGGGCACCAAATGGGGCAACACAGGCAAGGGCCAaatcttcaacctcccaaacGTCAAAGCCGCAAAGGAATACGTCAAACACCCCGTCCTCGGCAGGCGCCTGGGCTACATGGCCGGATTGCTCGTAAGGGGCTTGTCAAAacacaaaaacaaccccgacGTGAGCAAGATAATCGGGAGGAACACCAGAGGGGACTGGCAGGACAACCCGGGCATACACGTCGGCCGGTTCTGGGCCTGCGCGACGCTCTTCAACCACGTGCTGAatgagaagagggtggaggcgCCGGGCCACGCAAGGACGGCCTTTCAGATAATCTTGGGGAAGTACTTGGGAAACGCAAAGGACAGAAATACGGAGAGGCTGCTGAACGATCCTGCAAACCACATCGACacagaggatgaggatgaccTTGAGGATCCCTCCTTCAACATGACCATCAATGACGACTCTGATGATCACTACGGCTTTCGAtcggatgacgatgatgataacaatgatgatgatgttgatgccgagCCGGGCGTTTCtgtggttggcggtggtgtggaGAACGACGCGGAACCGGGCGGCAATGTCGGTGGAGAGACAGATGCTGGggaagcggaggaggaagaagacatcAGTCTCGAACTGACCCAGGTCGACGGTGCGGGGGACTCGTTAGGTGGTGGACCTACGTCGGCGAagcggccaagaaggggaagggacAAGTCTGGGAGGGGtcagaaaaggaggagagggagctaG
- a CDS encoding uncharacterized protein (EggNog:ENOG503NUGF; COG:Q), with translation MVTLASRPVDGRRNFPSGLNPSTSNTMRSSIITSALLLFGAVQADPGAKKNTGGPIDASILAHTGEPAGKEIKIANNLTVYISPPPKSPRTKPRSQSAILLLTDVFGLNLLQNKLLADSFARAGYLTLVPDLFAGSPAPSDINDPASANFSIPAFLAAHQPPVTDPIIASAISHLRGSLNISSIAAAGYCFGGRYALRVVNPSPGGADVAFAAHPSLLTDEEISGVEKPVSVAAADRDELLTAARRAEVEGLLLGAGGRYQVGVYGGTPHGFAVRANYSVESERFGKEGAFCRRWGGLMSFWWGGGE, from the exons ATGGTGACCCTG GCGTCTCGTCCCGTTGATGGAAGACGCAACTTCCCTTCCGGCCTCAACCCATCGACATCAAACACCATGCgttcctccatcatcacgaGCGCCCTGCTCCTCTTTGGCGCCGTCCAAGCCGACCCCGGAGCCAAAAAGAACACCGGCGGTCCCATCGACGCCTCCATCCTCGCTCACACCGGCGAGCCAGCAGGCAAAGAGATCAAGATCGCCAACAACC TAACAGTCTACAtctccccgccccccaaatccccccGCACCAAACCCCGGTCCCAatccgccatcctcctcctcaccgacgTCTtcggcctcaacctcctccaaaacaagCTGCTAGCCGACTCCTTCGCCCGGGCAGGCTACCTCACCCTCGTCCCAGACCTTTTTGCTGGCTCCCCCGCCCCGTCGGACATCAACGACCCCGCCTCCGCCAACTTTTCCATCCCGGCGTTTTTAgcagctcaccaaccccccgtcACAGACCCTATCATCGCCtccgccatctcccaccTCCGCGGCAGCCTCAACATTTCGAGTATCGCCGCGGCGGGCTACTGCTTTGGGGGGCGGTACGCACTCCGGGTTGTCAACCCTTCCCCAGGGGGGGCAGACGTAGCCTTTGCCGCGCACCCGAGTCTGCTGACTGATGAGGAGATCAGCGGGGTGGAAAAGCCGGTCAGTGTCGCGGCGGCGGATAGGGATGAGCTGCTTActgcggcgaggagggcggaggtggaggggttgcttCTGGGGGCCGGGGGGAGGTATCAGGTTGGTGTTTATGGGGGGACGCCGCATGGGTTTGCGGTGAGGGCGAACTATAGTGTGGAGAGTGAGAggtttgggaaggagggggcgTTTTGCAGGCGGTGGGGTGGTTTGATGAGtttttggtggggagggggtgagtgA